Below is a genomic region from Sneathia vaginalis.
TAAAATTAGTTAAATGTGCCAAACCACCAATAGCAGCTGTTTCTTCACTAGAAGCACCTCTATATCCAAAATCATGGAACTTAAATGGTAGTTCAGATTCAGTATTATCTGATGTTATATCTAAAAAATGTCTTATTATTTGCTTTGTCTTAAATGAATAAGTTGCAACTGTTGTGGGATACCATACTTTTAAAATTAATGGTTCTAACCATGAAACTAACCATGGTGTTTTTTCACATGTTGATTCTATTGTAACTAGTACATTATGATTAGGAATTATTGCTCCTTCTGGAACTGCTCTTATTCTTAAAGGTAAATGTCCATCTAATTCATTTACAATATAGTCCCAACCACTTCTATCAAACGGTACTCCGTGTAATTTGAATATTTCTTCTGCTTCGTCAACCATTTCTTTAGTAACTTTTTTTGATAGATACTTCTTCAAATAATATTGTAAACCAAAGAATTTAGTATATCCATAAAGGCCACCTCTACTTTCAATGTAGCTATGCATATATGTCATACCTTCTGGATATTGTTTAGGATGTGTAACCTTGTATGAATCACAATCTAAAACAAGATTTCTACTCATAATAATGCCTCCTATTTTTAAAAAAGCTACAAACTAATGTAGCTAGTCTAAGTTATTATTAAATTCTTGGTGGAAGTGACGAGAATTGAACTCGTGTCCAAAATAAGACTACATACTACTTTCTACAAGTTTATGCAATTTAACTTTTTCGTTTAGAGATGCTAAATTGCCAAAGGGCTCTAAACTAGGTTATTAATTTCCTTTATAAATATAACCATAATTATAAAGTAAGCTATATAAATAACATTTATACTAAGCCTATAGCAAGCCTAGCAAAATGGTTGCGTTACTACGCAGCTAATTTATAACTGTTTCCAATTATTTTAAAAAAGATTTATAGTATCACTACTACTTGCTTATAACATGGTTCTTATCCTGTCGAAACCTGACACTCCCATCTATGTGAATTATATCAATTTTTTTGTCTTAATTCAAGTTTTATTGCTTTTTGCTTTAATGTCTCTCTTTTATCGTAATTTTTCTTACCACGTGCAAGAGCTATTTCAACCTTTATATACTTTCTGCTTGTATAAACTGATAAAGGTACTAATGTTAGCCCTTTTTCTTGTATTTTTTCTTTTAATTTATTTATCTCTTTTCTATGCATTAATAATTTTCTAGTCCTTGTTTCACTATATTTATTATTTATATTCCCAAAGTCATAAGCCTTTATATGCATATTTAGGATAAATAATTCCTGTTTTAATATTTTAACATACGATTCTTTTATACTAACTTTACCTTCTCTAATAGATTTAACTTCTGTTCCAACTAATTCTATACCACATTCGAACTTATCTAGTATAAAATAATCAAAATTTGCCTTCTTATTTCTTGCTATTACCATTTACCAACCTCTTTACATAAATTTTACCCTTTAACATATCTGTACCTACAACCATAACTTCTAAATTCTCTCCTAAGTGTGCTTTAATATCATCTAATAATTCAGCTTCAATATAGTTTTCAAGATTTACAAAACATCTATCATTATTTATGGAAGTAACCATAGCCTTATACTTCTTACCTAAATTTTTCATCATATATTCAGTTAACTTTATATCTCTTGCTAAATACTCCATTTTTTGTGCTCTTCTCTCATTATTAGATATTGTTTTACATATTGTATTTAACTTCTTATTTATTCTTTCTTTTTTAAATTCACTCATATACTTATCCATTGATTCTAACAATATTCTATGAACCATTAAATCTGAATATCGTCTTATGGGTGAGGTAAAGTGAAGATAATTTTTTAATGATAAACCAAAATGCCCCTTATTATCCTTAGAATAAATAGCTTTTTTCATGGAATTTAATATCATTTTATGTATAAAATATCCTAATTTTGTATCTTTTGTAAGCTCTATTATTTTTTGTAATTTTTTAATTAAATTTTTAGGATTTTTAACTTCATAATTTAGATCTTTTAATTGTTCATTTAGTGCTTGCATTGATTCTAAGCTTGGTTTTTCATGTATTCTATAAACACAAGGTATTTCATTGTAGAACATATAGTTTGCGACTTGTTCATTTGCAGCTATCATAAAGTTTTCAATTAAAATTTCTGCCTTATCTCTTTTTCTTAGCTCAATCTTACAAAGCCTATTATCATCACCAATTTTTAGCTTCAATTCTTGAATTTCAAATTCTAAAGTCCCTCTTTTTTTTGATAATATAGTCAACTTTTCAGATAATTCTTGCATATTAAATAGCATATCGCTATATTCAAAATCACGTATGTCATTATTTAAAATTTCATTAACTCCTTCATAAGTTAACTTATGACGACTTCGTATTTTTGATCTTACTATATCACTACTTATAACATTACCATTATCATCATACTTAATTATTACACTAAGTGTTAACTTATCTTCATTAGGATTTAGTGAACATAAATCATTAGTTAATCTTTGAGGTAACATAGGTATTACTCTATCATACAAATATACAGAATTTGATCTAGTATATGCTTCTTTATCAATTAAACTATCTTTTTTCACATAACTAGATACATCCGCTATAGATACCACTAAATAGTATCCATAATCTTTCTTTTCTAAATATACTGCATCATCCATATCCTTTGTATCTGAACCATCTATAGTTACATGGTATAGACTTGTTAAGTCTACTCTTTTTTCTTTTGTAATAGTTAAATTATCTACTTCGGCTAATACTTCTTTACTAAATTTATGAGGTATATTTAGAGCCTCTATCTTAGAACTTACAACATTTTCTGCTTTAAGTGTATTCCCATAATTTTTTATAACCTTTGCTTCAGGACTCTTATTTCTATTACCCCAATCATATATTTTTATCTTAACTAAATCATAGTTTTTTGAATTTAAATTATTTTTTTTCTTAATGTATACATCTTTTAATACCTTATCTAGTACAACAAATGAAAAGTTTTTACTATTTTCTATTACACCAACAAATTCATCAGTGTTTCTAGTTATTATCCTATTTACTTTTACTTCATCACCTTTTAATATACTAAAGTCTACTGTGTCTTTATCACATGCAGTTAGCATATTTTTAGATCTCACAAAATATTTTGTATTATCATTTGAAGTTATAAAGCTAAAGCGTTTATTTACAAATATAACCTCACCTATCATTTATTTTCCTCCAATAATGTATTATAGAACTCTATTGTATATGGGTGTATTTGCTTTCTATTAGAAAACAAATACTTAACTTTATGTTCTATTTCATATATTATACCCTCATTTAAAGATTTAAAAACTCTATCCCGTATTTCTTCAACACCTTCATAATTTCTTCCTAATTCTATTGCATCTGAAATATATACAACCTTTTCAATATCTGACATATTTTTTTTACCAAATGTATGATATTTAATACATGATATGATTCTATCGTCTTTTATTCCTAACTTTTCACATAACCTTGCACCAGCTAAGCCATGCAATATATTCTTATTCATCATACCACAAGCATCTTTAATATCTTCCTTAGTTAATAGTTTTACCATTTCATCTAAACTAAGTTCTTTTGCAATATCATGTAGGTATGCGGCTGTTACTGCGATGTTATCGATATTGTATTTATCACATAATTTTTGTGCCATCTCTTTTGTTCTAACACAGTGATTATATCTTTCATCTGAGAGATATTTTTTTAAATATTCTGTATACATTTTATCT
It encodes:
- the smpB gene encoding SsrA-binding protein SmpB, whose translation is MVIARNKKANFDYFILDKFECGIELVGTEVKSIREGKVSIKESYVKILKQELFILNMHIKAYDFGNINNKYSETRTRKLLMHRKEINKLKEKIQEKGLTLVPLSVYTSRKYIKVEIALARGKKNYDKRETLKQKAIKLELRQKN
- a CDS encoding ribonuclease R family protein translates to MIGEVIFVNKRFSFITSNDNTKYFVRSKNMLTACDKDTVDFSILKGDEVKVNRIITRNTDEFVGVIENSKNFSFVVLDKVLKDVYIKKKNNLNSKNYDLVKIKIYDWGNRNKSPEAKVIKNYGNTLKAENVVSSKIEALNIPHKFSKEVLAEVDNLTITKEKRVDLTSLYHVTIDGSDTKDMDDAVYLEKKDYGYYLVVSIADVSSYVKKDSLIDKEAYTRSNSVYLYDRVIPMLPQRLTNDLCSLNPNEDKLTLSVIIKYDDNGNVISSDIVRSKIRSRHKLTYEGVNEILNNDIRDFEYSDMLFNMQELSEKLTILSKKRGTLEFEIQELKLKIGDDNRLCKIELRKRDKAEILIENFMIAANEQVANYMFYNEIPCVYRIHEKPSLESMQALNEQLKDLNYEVKNPKNLIKKLQKIIELTKDTKLGYFIHKMILNSMKKAIYSKDNKGHFGLSLKNYLHFTSPIRRYSDLMVHRILLESMDKYMSEFKKERINKKLNTICKTISNNERRAQKMEYLARDIKLTEYMMKNLGKKYKAMVTSINNDRCFVNLENYIEAELLDDIKAHLGENLEVMVVGTDMLKGKIYVKRLVNGNSKK
- the yqeK gene encoding bis(5'-nucleosyl)-tetraphosphatase (symmetrical) YqeK: MYTEYLKKYLSDERYNHCVRTKEMAQKLCDKYNIDNIAVTAAYLHDIAKELSLDEMVKLLTKEDIKDACGMMNKNILHGLAGARLCEKLGIKDDRIISCIKYHTFGKKNMSDIEKVVYISDAIELGRNYEGVEEIRDRVFKSLNEGIIYEIEHKVKYLFSNRKQIHPYTIEFYNTLLEENK